A genomic window from Salvia hispanica cultivar TCC Black 2014 chromosome 5, UniMelb_Shisp_WGS_1.0, whole genome shotgun sequence includes:
- the LOC125190666 gene encoding heparanase-like protein 3 isoform X1, translating to MRFLDMQMGCWVLVVSVVCLSFVQATGSIEGSVFIDGSVPIAKTDDDFICATLDWWPPEKCDYGTCSWGHASLLNLDLKNTVFLNAVKAFSPLKIRLGGTLQDKVVYETEDDSHPCIPFAKNSSIMFSFTQGCLPLSRWDELNSFFNESGALVVFGLNALRGKSIQSGTAVGPWDSTNAASLIRYTVKKGYKIYGWELGNELSGSGIGVGIAADQYASDTIALHDLVKEVYKEADVRPQIIAPGGFFDAGWFQQFLAKTVGSLDVITHHIYNLGPGSDEHVIDRILNPSVLESGGDVFRNLHNVIRTSPNSAAAWVGEAGGAYNSGRDGVTNAFVFSFWYLDQLGQASTHDTKTYCRQTLIGGNYGLLNTTTFIPNPDYYSALLWHRLMGRNVLSTSFNGNKTIRAYAHCTKHSKGVTLLLINIDGNTTLRAKVDFNGTLKHNHHKHRHHRSRGNLLRHRKQVSEAVREEYHLTPMDGNIRSRTVLLNGKALTVDSSGIIPSLQPVRVNSSELITVAPYSIVFVSMPNVSISACM from the exons ATGCGATTTTTGGATATGCAAATGGGGTGTTGGGTGCTGGTGGTGTCTGTGGTGTGCTTGAGCTTTGTGCAGGCTACTGGGAGCATTGAAGGTAGTGTTTTTATTGATGGGAGTGTGCCCATTGCAAAGACAGATGATGATTTCATTTGTGCAACATTGGATTGGTGGCCACCTGAGAAGTGTGATTATGGGACTTGTAGCTGGGGACATGCTTCTTTGCTCAACTTg GATCTCAAGAACACAGTCTTCCTAAATGCTGTTAAAG CATTTTCACCATTGAAGATCAGATTGGGTGGCACCTTGCAAGACAAAGTTGTCTACGAGACAGAAGATGATTCACATCCCTGCATTCCGTTTGCCAAGAATTCCTCCATTATGTTCAGTTTCACGCAAGGCTGCCTGCCATTGTCTAGATGGGATGAGCTGAACTCCTTCTTCAATGAATCAGG GGCTCTTGTTGTTTTTGGACTGAATGCTCTTCGCGGAAAGTCTATACAATCTGGTACTGCTGTAGGCCCGTGGGATTCCACGAATGCTGCATCTCTCATTCGTTATACTGTGAAAAAGGGTTACAAGATTTATGGTTGGGAACTTG GGAATGAACTGAGTGGAAGTGGGATCGGGGTTGGAATTGCTGCGGATCAGTATGCATCCGACACAATTGCTCTACATGACTTAGTCAAGGAGGTGTACAAGGAGGCCGATGTAAGACCACAGATCATCGCGCCTGGGGGGTTCTTCGATGCTGGCTGGTTCCAGCAGTTTCTGGCTAAAACAGTTGGATCATTGGATGTGATCACACACCACATCTATAACCTTGGCCCTG GAAGTGATGAGCATGTTATAGATAGGATTTTAAATCCATCTGTTCTGGAGAGTGGAGGTGACGTGTTCAGGAACCTCCATAATGTCATCAGGACATCGCCAAACTCAGCTGCAGCCTGGGTTGGTGAGGCTGGAGGGGCTTATAACAGTGGCCGCGATGGAGTCACAAATGCTTTCGTGTTTAGTTTCTG GTACTTGGATCAACTAGGTCAAGCTTCGACTCACGACACGAAAACATACTGCAGGCAGACGTTGATTGGGGGTAACTATGGCTTGCTCAACACCACCACATTCATACCAAATCCAGACTACTATAG CGCTCTTCTCTGGCACCGGTTGATGGGGAGGAACGTCCTGTCAACCTCCTTCAACGGGAACAAGACAATCCGAGCATACGCACATTGTACAAAGCATTCT AAAGGGGTCACACTGTTACTCATTAATATCGATGGAAACACGACCTTGAGGGCGAAAGTCGACTTCAATGGGACGTTGAAGCACAACCACCACAAGCATAGGCATCATAGATCAAGAGGGAATCTGCTGCGTCACCGGAAACAGGTGTCTGAAGCTGTGAGAGAAGAGTACCATCTGACTCCAATGGATGGCAACATACGGAGCCGTACAGTTCTGCTGAACGGGAAGGCGCTGACTGTCGACTCATCGGGGATTATACCTTCCCTTCAACCTGTTAGGGTGAATTCATCGGAGTTGATAACAGTGGCTCCTTACTCCATTGTGTTTGTTAGCATGCCAAATGTTTCTATCTCAGCATGCATGTAG
- the LOC125190666 gene encoding heparanase-like protein 3 isoform X2 — protein sequence MLLKIRLGGTLQDKVVYETEDDSHPCIPFAKNSSIMFSFTQGCLPLSRWDELNSFFNESGALVVFGLNALRGKSIQSGTAVGPWDSTNAASLIRYTVKKGYKIYGWELGNELSGSGIGVGIAADQYASDTIALHDLVKEVYKEADVRPQIIAPGGFFDAGWFQQFLAKTVGSLDVITHHIYNLGPGSDEHVIDRILNPSVLESGGDVFRNLHNVIRTSPNSAAAWVGEAGGAYNSGRDGVTNAFVFSFWYLDQLGQASTHDTKTYCRQTLIGGNYGLLNTTTFIPNPDYYSALLWHRLMGRNVLSTSFNGNKTIRAYAHCTKHSKGVTLLLINIDGNTTLRAKVDFNGTLKHNHHKHRHHRSRGNLLRHRKQVSEAVREEYHLTPMDGNIRSRTVLLNGKALTVDSSGIIPSLQPVRVNSSELITVAPYSIVFVSMPNVSISACM from the exons ATGCTGTTAAAG ATCAGATTGGGTGGCACCTTGCAAGACAAAGTTGTCTACGAGACAGAAGATGATTCACATCCCTGCATTCCGTTTGCCAAGAATTCCTCCATTATGTTCAGTTTCACGCAAGGCTGCCTGCCATTGTCTAGATGGGATGAGCTGAACTCCTTCTTCAATGAATCAGG GGCTCTTGTTGTTTTTGGACTGAATGCTCTTCGCGGAAAGTCTATACAATCTGGTACTGCTGTAGGCCCGTGGGATTCCACGAATGCTGCATCTCTCATTCGTTATACTGTGAAAAAGGGTTACAAGATTTATGGTTGGGAACTTG GGAATGAACTGAGTGGAAGTGGGATCGGGGTTGGAATTGCTGCGGATCAGTATGCATCCGACACAATTGCTCTACATGACTTAGTCAAGGAGGTGTACAAGGAGGCCGATGTAAGACCACAGATCATCGCGCCTGGGGGGTTCTTCGATGCTGGCTGGTTCCAGCAGTTTCTGGCTAAAACAGTTGGATCATTGGATGTGATCACACACCACATCTATAACCTTGGCCCTG GAAGTGATGAGCATGTTATAGATAGGATTTTAAATCCATCTGTTCTGGAGAGTGGAGGTGACGTGTTCAGGAACCTCCATAATGTCATCAGGACATCGCCAAACTCAGCTGCAGCCTGGGTTGGTGAGGCTGGAGGGGCTTATAACAGTGGCCGCGATGGAGTCACAAATGCTTTCGTGTTTAGTTTCTG GTACTTGGATCAACTAGGTCAAGCTTCGACTCACGACACGAAAACATACTGCAGGCAGACGTTGATTGGGGGTAACTATGGCTTGCTCAACACCACCACATTCATACCAAATCCAGACTACTATAG CGCTCTTCTCTGGCACCGGTTGATGGGGAGGAACGTCCTGTCAACCTCCTTCAACGGGAACAAGACAATCCGAGCATACGCACATTGTACAAAGCATTCT AAAGGGGTCACACTGTTACTCATTAATATCGATGGAAACACGACCTTGAGGGCGAAAGTCGACTTCAATGGGACGTTGAAGCACAACCACCACAAGCATAGGCATCATAGATCAAGAGGGAATCTGCTGCGTCACCGGAAACAGGTGTCTGAAGCTGTGAGAGAAGAGTACCATCTGACTCCAATGGATGGCAACATACGGAGCCGTACAGTTCTGCTGAACGGGAAGGCGCTGACTGTCGACTCATCGGGGATTATACCTTCCCTTCAACCTGTTAGGGTGAATTCATCGGAGTTGATAACAGTGGCTCCTTACTCCATTGTGTTTGTTAGCATGCCAAATGTTTCTATCTCAGCATGCATGTAG
- the LOC125190667 gene encoding probable anion transporter 6, chloroplastic isoform X1, translated as MAARIISNVDSNFLSFSYGTSIKTPIPRTQPLIGFPFKKRLNFEALCSIKEREREREIAAEKQGLASGVVVDDELKRKEGVGGEGFDLNWPPWKNLPQRYKLIGTTSLAFVICNMDKVNLSIAIIPMSHQFGWNASVAGLVQSSFFWGYALSQLPGGWLSKIFGGRRVLEVGVLVWSLATAMVPLLAGFMPGLVLSRVLVGIGEGVSPSAATDMIARTVPIEERSRAVSFVFGGLSFGSVLGSNCRLVLAPPLIENYGWGSVFYIFGSLGIAWYLIFQVIKEDNLPFAASHQSWPQTVPMTKSWTSTLQDLGGSLTDVPWKEFFKSKAVWAMIYTHFCGSWGHYCCLSWLPTYFSEELDLDLTEAAWVSVLPPLASIFVTSIASQLADYWISNGVETTVVRKVCQTIAFLSPATCMILSSLDLGLSPWQVVAILTSGLALSSFALSGLYCTHQDISPEYASVLLGITNTVGAVPGIVGVALTGYLLDTTHSWGMSLFAPSIFFYLTGTVVWLALASSKPQSFSKSD; from the exons ATGGCGGCTCGAATTATCTCTAACGTGGATAGCAATTTCCTCAGCTTTTCATATGGAACAAGCATTAAAACTCCAATTCCAAGAACTCAGCCGTTGATCGGGTTTCCCTTCAagaaaagattgaattttgagGCTCTTTGCAGCattaaagagagagagagggagcgCGAAATTGCCGCAGAGAAGCAAGGCTTAGCAAGTGGGGTCGTAGTGGATGACGAGCTCAAGCGGAAGGAAGGTGTTGGGGGAGAGGGGTTTGATTTGAATTGGCCGCCTTGGAAGAATCTGCCTCAGAGATACAAGCTCATTGGGACTACATCCCTAGCCTTCGTTATTTGCAACATGGATAAG GTAAATTTGAGTATTGCTATAATTCCAATGTCGCATCAATTCGGTTGGAATGCTTCTGTGGCTGGATTGGTGCAGTCGTCTTTCTTCTGGGGCTATGCTCTTAGTCAGTTGCCTGGTGGTTGGctttcaaaaatatttggtGGGAG AAGAGTTCTCGAAGTGGGCGTCCTGGTGTGGTCATTGGCCACAGCAATGGTTCCTCTACTTGCTGGCTTTATGCCAGGACTTGTTTTGTCCAGGGTTTTG GTTGGGATAGGAGAAGGTGTCTCACCATCTGCTGCAACTGATATGATTGCTAG GACTGTACCAATAGAAGAACGGTCGCGTGCagtttcatttgtttttggtGGTTTAAGCTTTGGAAGTGTCTTGGG TTCAAACTGCAGGCTTGTTTTGGCTCCTCCACTAATCGAGAATTATGGCTGGGGATCtgtattttacatttttggcTCTCTGGGTATAGCATG GTATTTGATATTTCAGGTTATTAAAGAAGATAATCTCCCTTTTGCAGCTTCTCACCAATCAT GGCCTCAGACTGTCCCTATGACCAAGTCATGGACTTCCACTTTGCAAGATTTGGGCGGCTCACTGACG GATGTACCTTGGAAGGAATTTTTCAAATCTAAAGCTGTATGGGCGATGATATATACTCATTTTTGTGGAAGTTGGGGGCATTATTGCTGCTTATCCTGGCTTCCAACTTACTTCAG TGAGGAGCTGGACCTTGACCTGACAGAAGCTGCATGG GTCTCAGTTCTTCCTCCACTAGCATCAATCTTTGTGACCAGCATTGCATCCCAATTGGCTGATTACTGGATATCGAACGGGGTTGAAACGACAGTG GTTCGAAAGGTTTGCCAAACGATTGCTTTCCTGTCTCCTGCAACTTGCATGATTCTTTCTTCTTTGGACTTAGGGCTGAGTCCATGGCAAGTTGTAGCTATTCTTACGAGTGGTTTAGCACTGTCAAGCTTTGCTTTATCAG GACTATACTGTACCCACCAAGACATTTCGCCAGAATATGCAAGTGTCCTTTTG GGAATTACCAACACCGTTGGAGCTGTACCTGGAATTGTTGGTGTTGCTCTTACTGGCTATCTTCTCGACACAACTCACTCATGGGGa ATGTCGCTGTTTGCTCCATCAATCTTCTTTTACCTTACTGGCACAGTTGTATGGTTGGCATTAGCTAGCAGTAAACCACAGAGCTTCTCGAAGAGTGATTAA
- the LOC125186257 gene encoding DNA-directed RNA polymerases II, IV and V subunit 6A-like, with protein sequence MADEDYDMDGGYEDEPPEPELDEGAEVEEDDAAEDIPDALEGEGEEKQEQEGVERPRKTSKYMTKYERARILGTRALQISMNAPVMVELEGETDPLEIAMKELRERKIPFTIRRYLPDGSYEDWGVDELIVEDSWKRQVGGD encoded by the exons ATGGCTGATGAAGATTATGATATGGATGGAGG GTACGAGGATGAGCCACCGGAGCCCGAGCTCGAT GAAGGAGCAGAGGTTGAGGAGGATGACGCAGCTGAGGACATACCGGACGCCCTTGAAGGCGAGGGAGAGGAGAAACAGGAACAGGAGGGGGTGGAACGCCCGCGGAAAACGTCCAAGTATATGACCAAGTATGAGCGGGCGAGGATTTTGGGCACGCGGGCGCTGCAGATTAG CATGAATGCTCCTGTGATGGTAGAATTGGAGGGTGAAACTGATCCTCTAGAG ATTGCAATGAAAGAGTTGCGAGAGCGAAAAATACCTTTCACAATCCGTCGTTATCTCCCTGATGGAAG CTATGAAGATTGGGGGGTTGATGAATTAATCGTTGAGGACTCCTGGAAAAGGCAAGTTGGAGGCGACTGA
- the LOC125190667 gene encoding probable anion transporter 6, chloroplastic isoform X2, which produces MAARIISNVDSNFLSFSYGTSIKTPIPRTQPLIGFPFKKRLNFEALCSIKEREREREIAAEKQGLASGVVVDDELKRKEGVGGEGFDLNWPPWKNLPQRYKLIGTTSLAFVICNMDKVNLSIAIIPMSHQFGWNASVAGLVQSSFFWGYALSQLPGGWLSKIFGGRRVLEVGVLVWSLATAMVPLLAGFMPGLVLSRVLVGIGEGVSPSAATDMIARTVPIEERSRAVSFVFGGLSFGSVLGLVLAPPLIENYGWGSVFYIFGSLGIAWYLIFQVIKEDNLPFAASHQSWPQTVPMTKSWTSTLQDLGGSLTDVPWKEFFKSKAVWAMIYTHFCGSWGHYCCLSWLPTYFSEELDLDLTEAAWVSVLPPLASIFVTSIASQLADYWISNGVETTVVRKVCQTIAFLSPATCMILSSLDLGLSPWQVVAILTSGLALSSFALSGLYCTHQDISPEYASVLLGITNTVGAVPGIVGVALTGYLLDTTHSWGMSLFAPSIFFYLTGTVVWLALASSKPQSFSKSD; this is translated from the exons ATGGCGGCTCGAATTATCTCTAACGTGGATAGCAATTTCCTCAGCTTTTCATATGGAACAAGCATTAAAACTCCAATTCCAAGAACTCAGCCGTTGATCGGGTTTCCCTTCAagaaaagattgaattttgagGCTCTTTGCAGCattaaagagagagagagggagcgCGAAATTGCCGCAGAGAAGCAAGGCTTAGCAAGTGGGGTCGTAGTGGATGACGAGCTCAAGCGGAAGGAAGGTGTTGGGGGAGAGGGGTTTGATTTGAATTGGCCGCCTTGGAAGAATCTGCCTCAGAGATACAAGCTCATTGGGACTACATCCCTAGCCTTCGTTATTTGCAACATGGATAAG GTAAATTTGAGTATTGCTATAATTCCAATGTCGCATCAATTCGGTTGGAATGCTTCTGTGGCTGGATTGGTGCAGTCGTCTTTCTTCTGGGGCTATGCTCTTAGTCAGTTGCCTGGTGGTTGGctttcaaaaatatttggtGGGAG AAGAGTTCTCGAAGTGGGCGTCCTGGTGTGGTCATTGGCCACAGCAATGGTTCCTCTACTTGCTGGCTTTATGCCAGGACTTGTTTTGTCCAGGGTTTTG GTTGGGATAGGAGAAGGTGTCTCACCATCTGCTGCAACTGATATGATTGCTAG GACTGTACCAATAGAAGAACGGTCGCGTGCagtttcatttgtttttggtGGTTTAAGCTTTGGAAGTGTCTTGGG GCTTGTTTTGGCTCCTCCACTAATCGAGAATTATGGCTGGGGATCtgtattttacatttttggcTCTCTGGGTATAGCATG GTATTTGATATTTCAGGTTATTAAAGAAGATAATCTCCCTTTTGCAGCTTCTCACCAATCAT GGCCTCAGACTGTCCCTATGACCAAGTCATGGACTTCCACTTTGCAAGATTTGGGCGGCTCACTGACG GATGTACCTTGGAAGGAATTTTTCAAATCTAAAGCTGTATGGGCGATGATATATACTCATTTTTGTGGAAGTTGGGGGCATTATTGCTGCTTATCCTGGCTTCCAACTTACTTCAG TGAGGAGCTGGACCTTGACCTGACAGAAGCTGCATGG GTCTCAGTTCTTCCTCCACTAGCATCAATCTTTGTGACCAGCATTGCATCCCAATTGGCTGATTACTGGATATCGAACGGGGTTGAAACGACAGTG GTTCGAAAGGTTTGCCAAACGATTGCTTTCCTGTCTCCTGCAACTTGCATGATTCTTTCTTCTTTGGACTTAGGGCTGAGTCCATGGCAAGTTGTAGCTATTCTTACGAGTGGTTTAGCACTGTCAAGCTTTGCTTTATCAG GACTATACTGTACCCACCAAGACATTTCGCCAGAATATGCAAGTGTCCTTTTG GGAATTACCAACACCGTTGGAGCTGTACCTGGAATTGTTGGTGTTGCTCTTACTGGCTATCTTCTCGACACAACTCACTCATGGGGa ATGTCGCTGTTTGCTCCATCAATCTTCTTTTACCTTACTGGCACAGTTGTATGGTTGGCATTAGCTAGCAGTAAACCACAGAGCTTCTCGAAGAGTGATTAA